From the genome of Gracilinanus agilis isolate LMUSP501 chromosome 2, AgileGrace, whole genome shotgun sequence, one region includes:
- the PAIP2B gene encoding polyadenylate-binding protein-interacting protein 2B → MMNGSNVANTTSNSKSKEDQVVNGRDEKENNPFAEYMWMENEEDFNRQVEEELQEQEFLDRCFQEMLDEEDQDWFIPSRDLPQGIGQLQQQLNGLSVSDSHSSEDILSKSNLNPDAKEFIPGVKY, encoded by the exons ATGATGAATGGGTCCAATGTTGCCAATACAACATCCAACTCAAAATCTAAAGAGGACCAGGTAGTGAATGGGCgtgatgaaaaggaaaacaaccctTTTGCTGAGTACATGTGGATGGAGAATGAAGAAGACTTCAATAGACAG gtagaggaagaacttcaggagcaGGAATTCCTGGACCGCTGCTTCCAGGAGATGCTGGATGAAGAAGACCAGGACTGGTTCATTCCCTCACGTGACTTGCCTCAAGGCATTGGACAGCTGCAGCAGCAGCTCAATGGACTTTCTGTCAGTGACAGTCACAGTTCAGAAGATATTTTG AGCAAAAGTAACCTGAACCCTGATGCCAAGGAGTTTATTCCAGGAGTGAAGTACTGA